The Thermoleophilaceae bacterium genome includes a region encoding these proteins:
- the fliQ gene encoding flagellar biosynthesis protein FliQ, which yields MSQDVVINLVMQAITVAVKVALPLLLAGLVVGLLVSIFQAITQIQEMTLTFIPKILAAIVVMVVGGPWMLNQIISYTEQLWQGIPGIVS from the coding sequence GTGAGCCAGGACGTCGTCATCAACCTCGTGATGCAGGCCATCACCGTCGCCGTGAAGGTGGCGCTGCCGCTGCTGCTCGCCGGCCTCGTGGTGGGTCTGCTCGTGAGCATCTTCCAGGCGATCACGCAGATCCAGGAGATGACGCTCACGTTCATCCCGAAGATCCTGGCCGCGATCGTGGTGATGGTGGTGGGCGGCCCGTGGATGCTGAACCAGATCATCAGCTACACGGAGCAGCTCTGGCAGGGCATTCCGGGGATCGTCTCGTGA
- a CDS encoding flagellar FlbD family protein has translation MITLHRLGHSDEPFLLNSDLIVAVEACPDTHISLATGNKIVVSESPQQIADAVREWRASIRLASLRTV, from the coding sequence ATGATCACTCTGCATCGCCTAGGCCACTCCGACGAGCCGTTTCTGCTCAATAGCGATCTCATCGTCGCCGTCGAGGCCTGCCCGGACACGCACATCTCGCTCGCCACGGGCAACAAGATCGTCGTGTCGGAGAGCCCTCAGCAGATCGCCGATGCGGTACGCGAATGGCGTGCCAGCATCCGGCTCGCGTCACTCCGGACCGTCTAG
- a CDS encoding flagellar basal body-associated FliL family protein, with amino-acid sequence MKKKLKFVIPIVLVLFGGVYKTVLAKPAKLPKPKIAGTVYVMPKEFLLNMADGRYAKLDVSLVLDKSEVLPKAEGSTNENYGALEQEPAVRDVITNIVTDAPSKDLIDRTGREDLKKQILKGIRQNTDVKVDEILFTDVAVQ; translated from the coding sequence GTGAAGAAGAAGTTGAAGTTCGTGATCCCGATCGTGCTGGTGCTGTTCGGGGGTGTCTACAAGACGGTGCTCGCCAAGCCGGCCAAGCTTCCGAAGCCGAAGATCGCCGGAACGGTGTACGTGATGCCGAAGGAGTTCCTGCTCAACATGGCCGATGGCCGCTACGCAAAGCTTGACGTGTCGCTCGTGCTCGACAAGTCGGAGGTCCTCCCGAAGGCGGAGGGCTCGACGAACGAGAACTACGGCGCGCTCGAGCAGGAGCCGGCCGTGCGCGACGTGATCACGAACATCGTCACCGACGCCCCCTCGAAGGACCTGATCGACCGCACCGGTCGCGAGGACCTCAAGAAGCAGATCCTCAAGGGGATCCGCCAGAACACCGACGTGAAGGTCGACGAGATCCTGTTCACCGACGTCGCGGTCCAGTAG
- the fliR gene encoding flagellar biosynthetic protein FliR, producing MNALLQQFSERQLVGFILVLARVSPLFLLAPIFSSRMVPARARGVLAVAISFGLAPLALHGQKLSFDAMTLGGLLGKEILVGLAYAFALAAVFAAISVAGSLLDTAIGFSYGSLLDPITGTQSTILAQLYAMVGVLIFIALDGDHWMIEGLARTYQLVPITKFPSIGALVGGADKAFISIFGSAIELAAPVMLAALLTDCALGLVARVMPQLNVFAVSFPAKIAVGLLVMGISLPFVGGWISDQVQVSVSSALQSIHVA from the coding sequence GTGAACGCGCTCCTCCAGCAGTTCAGCGAGCGGCAGCTCGTGGGCTTCATCCTCGTGCTCGCGCGCGTGAGCCCGCTGTTCCTGCTCGCGCCGATCTTCTCGTCGCGGATGGTGCCGGCGCGGGCCCGCGGCGTGCTCGCCGTGGCGATCTCGTTTGGCCTCGCGCCGCTGGCGCTTCACGGCCAGAAGCTCTCGTTCGACGCCATGACGCTCGGCGGGCTGCTCGGCAAGGAGATCCTCGTGGGCCTCGCGTACGCGTTCGCGCTGGCGGCGGTGTTCGCCGCGATCAGCGTGGCGGGCTCGCTGCTCGACACCGCGATCGGCTTCTCCTACGGCTCGCTCCTCGATCCGATCACCGGCACGCAGTCCACGATCCTCGCCCAGCTCTACGCGATGGTGGGCGTCCTCATCTTCATCGCGCTCGACGGCGACCACTGGATGATCGAGGGGCTCGCGCGCACCTACCAGCTCGTGCCGATCACGAAGTTCCCGTCGATCGGCGCGCTCGTGGGCGGAGCGGACAAAGCGTTCATCTCGATCTTCGGCTCGGCGATCGAGCTGGCGGCCCCGGTGATGCTGGCCGCGCTGCTCACCGACTGCGCGCTCGGGCTCGTGGCTCGCGTGATGCCGCAGCTCAACGTGTTCGCCGTGAGCTTCCCGGCGAAGATCGCCGTCGGCCTGCTGGTGATGGGCATCTCGCTGCCGTTCGTGGGCGGCTGGATCTCGGACCAGGTGCAGGTGTCCGTCTCGTCCGCCCTCCAATCGATCCACGTGGCCTGA
- a CDS encoding TIGR02530 family flagellar biosynthesis protein → MTGPAQNPALLPPGLAPAATPAAPASAQTRPVTGPSFQEIFRQQQAGKLQFSQHALQRIERRGIDLSDGTLQRLETGAARAASKGSRDSVVFVDGTAFVVSVRNKTVITAVDQEHMREHVFTNIDSAVIA, encoded by the coding sequence ATGACGGGTCCCGCCCAGAATCCGGCGCTGCTGCCGCCCGGGCTCGCGCCAGCCGCGACGCCCGCGGCGCCGGCGAGCGCCCAGACGCGCCCGGTCACGGGCCCGTCGTTCCAGGAGATCTTCCGGCAGCAGCAGGCCGGCAAGCTGCAGTTCTCTCAGCATGCGCTGCAGCGAATCGAGCGCAGGGGCATCGACCTCTCGGACGGGACGCTTCAGCGTCTCGAGACGGGCGCCGCCCGTGCCGCGAGCAAGGGCTCACGCGACTCTGTCGTCTTTGTGGACGGCACCGCATTCGTGGTGTCCGTGCGCAACAAGACCGTCATCACGGCGGTAGACCAGGAGCACATGCGCGAGCACGTGTTCACGAACATCGACTCTGCGGTCATCGCCTGA
- the fliP gene encoding flagellar type III secretion system pore protein FliP (The bacterial flagellar biogenesis protein FliP forms a type III secretion system (T3SS)-type pore required for flagellar assembly.) codes for MSIHTSGGNAVEIFLIIAGISLVPALLFTVTGFTRILIVLGFIRSGLGTPTAPPNQVLVGISVFLTIFVMAPTFNAIKKDAIDPLSHHKISQSQAIQRGQEPLRQFMFKQTREKDLALFAKLAHLKQPKTRADIPTYTLIPAFIISELKTAFQIGFLIFLPFLVIDLVVSSTLMSMGMMMLPPAFISLPFKILLFVLVDGWNLVTQSLVQSFH; via the coding sequence GTGAGCATCCACACCTCAGGCGGCAACGCCGTGGAGATCTTCCTGATCATCGCCGGGATCTCGCTGGTCCCGGCCCTGCTCTTCACGGTCACGGGCTTCACCCGCATCCTGATCGTGCTCGGCTTCATCCGCAGCGGCCTCGGCACGCCCACCGCGCCGCCGAACCAGGTGCTCGTGGGCATCTCAGTGTTCCTCACGATCTTCGTGATGGCGCCCACCTTCAACGCGATCAAGAAGGACGCCATCGACCCGCTGAGCCACCACAAGATCAGCCAGTCCCAGGCGATCCAGCGCGGTCAGGAGCCGCTGCGGCAGTTCATGTTCAAGCAGACGCGGGAGAAGGACCTCGCGCTGTTCGCCAAGCTCGCCCACCTCAAGCAGCCGAAGACGCGCGCGGACATCCCCACCTACACGCTGATCCCGGCGTTCATCATCAGCGAGCTCAAGACGGCGTTCCAGATCGGCTTCCTGATCTTCCTGCCGTTCCTCGTGATCGACCTGGTGGTCTCGTCGACCCTGATGAGCATGGGAATGATGATGCTGCCGCCGGCGTTCATCTCCCTGCCTTTCAAGATCCTCCTGTTCGTCCTGGTGGACGGCTGGAACCTCGTCACCCAATCGCTCGTGCAGAGCTTCCACTGA
- a CDS encoding flagellar hook capping FlgD N-terminal domain-containing protein produces the protein MAVDPTGSAVSTPTSSATQAQRSGSGLDKDSFLKIMVAQLQNMDPMAASSQDPTQSVAQMAQFSMLEQLTNLSASADSTLSAQKQTQSLALLGKTVSYTDSSGTASSGVVQKVDFGSDGTTKLTLDSGSVITPSDVAGVQ, from the coding sequence ATGGCCGTAGATCCCACAGGCTCGGCGGTGAGCACTCCGACGTCGTCGGCGACCCAGGCCCAGCGCAGCGGCAGCGGGCTCGACAAGGACAGCTTCCTGAAGATCATGGTCGCGCAGCTCCAGAACATGGACCCGATGGCCGCGAGCAGTCAGGACCCGACTCAGTCGGTCGCGCAGATGGCGCAGTTCTCGATGCTGGAGCAGCTCACCAACCTGTCGGCCTCCGCCGACAGCACGCTGTCGGCGCAGAAGCAGACGCAGAGTCTCGCGCTGCTCGGCAAGACCGTGAGCTACACGGACTCGAGCGGCACGGCGAGCTCCGGCGTGGTGCAGAAGGTCGACTTCGGAAGCGATGGCACGACCAAGCTCACGCTCGACAGCGGGTCCGTGATCACTCCGAGTGACGTTGCGGGGGTCCAATGA
- a CDS encoding flagellar motor protein MotB — protein sequence MSAHRGGRRGRRGGHGGGHENEERWLLTYSDMITLLMALFMVLFSISSVNTSKYKDLQKSLQDAFSGKILTGGKQVMNSGSDGKSPSDQASPAIVPIKPQIGNTSTSSQKAKDDREFRKIKAQIDAYARRHGLSKQLQTQIARRGLVVRLLTDQVVFDPGQAVLKAPALPVLTGVAHALNIDKTHPIMVEGHTDNVPISGSQFPSNWELSTARASVVVRFLIHTGIDKFRLGAAGYANLYPVASNSTAIGRSKNRRVEIVLLRQDQQITPDIPGNG from the coding sequence ATGAGCGCGCACCGGGGCGGTCGCCGGGGGCGCCGGGGAGGTCACGGCGGCGGCCACGAGAACGAGGAGCGCTGGCTCCTCACCTACTCGGACATGATCACGCTGCTGATGGCGCTGTTCATGGTGCTGTTTTCGATCTCGTCCGTGAATACGTCGAAGTACAAGGACCTCCAGAAGTCGCTCCAGGACGCCTTCTCGGGGAAGATCCTCACCGGCGGAAAGCAGGTGATGAACAGCGGCAGCGACGGCAAGAGCCCGAGCGATCAGGCCTCGCCCGCGATCGTCCCGATCAAGCCGCAGATCGGCAATACCAGCACGTCCAGCCAAAAGGCGAAGGACGACAGGGAGTTCCGGAAGATCAAGGCCCAGATCGACGCCTACGCGCGCAGGCACGGGCTGTCGAAGCAGCTCCAGACCCAGATCGCGCGACGCGGACTCGTGGTGCGGCTGCTCACCGACCAGGTGGTGTTCGATCCAGGTCAGGCCGTCCTGAAGGCCCCCGCGCTCCCCGTGCTCACGGGCGTGGCGCATGCGCTGAACATCGACAAGACGCATCCGATCATGGTCGAGGGCCACACCGACAACGTGCCGATTTCGGGATCTCAGTTCCCCAGCAACTGGGAGCTGTCCACGGCTCGAGCGTCAGTGGTCGTGCGCTTCCTGATCCATACGGGCATCGACAAGTTCAGGCTCGGGGCCGCGGGCTACGCAAATCTCTACCCCGTGGCCTCCAACTCCACGGCAATCGGCCGATCAAAGAACCGACGGGTGGAAATCGTGCTGCTCCGGCAGGACCAGCAGATCACACCCGACATTCCAGGGAACGGATAA
- the fliN gene encoding flagellar motor switch protein FliN, producing MSQEIEYQALESTTVAEQRAADLHRLEDVPVELAVEIGRTHMTIGETLALGPGSIVSLNRLAGEPVDLLVNGKRIAQGEVVVIDEEFGLRLTEVVSPARRLREAESSLEQ from the coding sequence GTGTCCCAAGAGATCGAATACCAGGCCCTTGAGAGCACGACGGTCGCCGAGCAGCGCGCGGCGGACCTCCACCGCCTCGAGGACGTGCCGGTCGAGCTGGCCGTGGAGATCGGTCGCACCCACATGACGATCGGCGAGACCCTGGCCCTCGGCCCCGGCTCCATCGTCTCCCTCAACCGGTTGGCCGGCGAGCCCGTCGACCTGCTGGTGAACGGGAAGCGGATCGCGCAGGGCGAGGTTGTCGTGATCGACGAGGAGTTCGGACTACGCCTCACTGAAGTGGTGTCGCCTGCCCGGCGGCTGCGTGAGGCTGAGTCCTCGCTAGAGCAGTAG
- a CDS encoding flagellar motor protein: protein MKAISAIGIGAAVACVLMSAMMEGTQIPAFINIPAMMLVFGGTLGVTMAGTSMDQIKLVPKLYKLAFGPPEYNLRERVALLVKFAEMARREGLLALDDELQNVEDEFTRKGMQLVVDGTDPELVAQILEIELEAMAGRHTKGVEPFEKAGGFGPTLGITGTVMGLIHVLENLSQPSTLGPAISGAFIATLYGVGSANIVFLPVANKLKFLSSLEMELGYLTIEGILAIQAGDNPRVVESKLLSYVAPEARGAEGEAEAATSAASEPAAAAA from the coding sequence GTGAAAGCTATTTCTGCAATCGGGATTGGCGCCGCCGTCGCCTGCGTGCTGATGAGCGCGATGATGGAGGGGACCCAGATCCCCGCCTTCATCAACATCCCGGCGATGATGCTGGTGTTCGGCGGCACGCTCGGCGTGACCATGGCGGGCACCTCCATGGACCAGATCAAGCTGGTCCCGAAGCTCTACAAGCTCGCGTTCGGCCCCCCCGAGTACAACCTCCGCGAGCGCGTGGCGCTGCTCGTGAAGTTCGCTGAAATGGCGCGCCGCGAGGGTCTCCTGGCACTTGACGACGAGCTGCAGAACGTCGAGGACGAGTTCACCCGCAAGGGCATGCAGCTCGTGGTGGATGGCACCGACCCGGAGCTCGTCGCCCAGATCCTCGAGATCGAGCTGGAGGCGATGGCCGGCCGCCACACCAAGGGTGTCGAGCCGTTCGAGAAGGCCGGCGGCTTTGGCCCGACACTCGGCATCACCGGCACCGTGATGGGCCTGATCCACGTGCTCGAGAACCTGTCCCAGCCGTCCACGCTCGGACCCGCCATTTCCGGCGCCTTCATCGCCACGCTCTACGGCGTGGGCTCCGCCAACATCGTCTTCCTTCCCGTCGCGAACAAGCTGAAGTTCCTCTCCTCACTCGAGATGGAGCTCGGATACCTCACCATCGAGGGCATCCTCGCCATCCAGGCCGGTGACAACCCGCGAGTGGTGGAGAGCAAGCTGCTCAGCTACGTGGCTCCCGAGGCGCGCGGCGCCGAGGGTGAGGCCGAGGCTGCGACATCCGCCGCGAGCGAGCCCGCCGCGGCGGCCGCATAA
- the fliO gene encoding flagellar biosynthetic protein FliO, which produces MAGVLVPAHVALAKPSGPGENTPLNLPVQTTHSSSTPGASGGSLVHTFIGLAIVLAVIYGLYWVLKQVKASREERSSGQGLSSVATLALGPNRSVHLVKSGREYVLVGASENGVTPIRTYSEEEAHDAGLVPDPVESELEAPLPARPQKSGILIKDVLDEIRRRTVRK; this is translated from the coding sequence ATGGCCGGCGTTCTCGTGCCGGCACACGTGGCGCTCGCCAAGCCCTCCGGGCCCGGTGAGAACACGCCGCTGAACCTTCCGGTGCAGACCACGCACAGCTCGAGCACCCCGGGCGCCAGCGGCGGCAGTCTCGTCCACACCTTCATCGGCCTCGCGATTGTGCTGGCAGTGATCTACGGGCTCTACTGGGTGCTGAAGCAGGTGAAGGCGAGCCGCGAGGAGCGCTCCTCCGGCCAGGGACTCTCCAGCGTCGCCACCCTCGCCCTCGGCCCCAACCGCTCCGTTCACCTCGTCAAGAGCGGCCGCGAGTACGTGCTCGTCGGCGCCAGCGAGAACGGTGTCACGCCGATCCGCACCTACTCCGAGGAGGAGGCGCACGACGCCGGCCTCGTGCCCGACCCCGTCGAGTCCGAGCTCGAGGCCCCGCTGCCGGCCCGCCCGCAGAAGAGCGGGATCCTCATTAAGGACGTTCTCGACGAGATCCGCCGCAGGACGGTGCGCAAGTGA
- a CDS encoding flagellar hook-basal body complex protein: MRSMFAAISGLKSHQIMMDVTANDIANVNTIGYKSSRTTFKDSLAQLQRGGAGQGPGQGGSNPAQVGLGTQLGTIDNVMGSGALQSTGNALDVAIQGEGWFRIGQATVAGTTATLTAGTQQYTRAGNFSRNDQGYLVTADGYYVIGRTVPSTTVTTTPPGADQLINIPPGASNVAIGQDGSVSYVPAGSTTRTTAGYISLAKFPNESGLQRASGNRWLSNAASGNEELGTPGGDFGATTSGTLEMSNVDLATEFTNMISAQRGFQANSRVITTADDMLNDVVNMKH, encoded by the coding sequence ATGCGGAGCATGTTTGCCGCGATCAGCGGCCTCAAGTCCCATCAGATCATGATGGACGTGACGGCGAACGACATCGCCAACGTCAACACCATCGGTTACAAGTCCAGCCGCACGACCTTCAAGGACTCGCTCGCCCAGCTTCAGCGCGGCGGTGCGGGTCAGGGTCCCGGCCAGGGCGGCTCGAACCCCGCGCAGGTCGGCCTGGGCACCCAGCTCGGCACGATCGACAACGTGATGGGCTCGGGCGCGCTCCAGTCCACGGGCAACGCGCTCGACGTGGCGATCCAGGGCGAGGGCTGGTTCCGTATCGGCCAGGCCACGGTCGCCGGCACCACCGCCACGCTCACCGCCGGTACGCAGCAGTACACGCGCGCGGGCAACTTCAGCCGCAACGACCAGGGCTACCTGGTCACGGCTGACGGCTACTACGTGATCGGCCGCACCGTGCCGAGCACGACGGTGACCACCACGCCTCCGGGCGCGGACCAGCTCATCAACATCCCGCCGGGCGCGTCCAACGTCGCGATCGGCCAGGACGGCTCGGTGAGCTACGTGCCCGCGGGCTCGACCACGCGCACGACGGCCGGCTACATCTCGCTCGCGAAGTTCCCGAACGAGAGTGGCCTGCAGCGTGCCTCCGGCAACCGCTGGCTCTCCAACGCCGCCTCGGGCAACGAGGAGCTCGGCACCCCCGGCGGCGACTTCGGCGCGACGACCTCGGGCACGCTCGAGATGTCGAACGTCGATCTCGCCACCGAGTTCACAAACATGATCAGCGCCCAGCGCGGCTTCCAGGCGAACTCGCGCGTGATCACCACCGCTGACGACATGCTCAACGACGTGGTGAACATGAAGCACTAG